The sequence CTTGCGGACCACGGTCTTACCATCCCTAGAAAATCGGATAGACGAGATTGTGGAAAATGCCGATCTCGACGATGAACCCGATAGCCATTTCGTCAAATTGCTCGACCTTCTGGATCGTGTGGAGGCGATTGGCGTAGATGCCGACGCCGCCGCTTTAATCGAAGAAGTACGTGATCAGGTCGGACGCTCGGTTGAGGAGATCGAAGAGCGCAAGCGCGATGAGGAGGACGAAAACAATACCGACTGGACCCATATCGTGACGCAAAAAAAGGAAGAAGCACCCGTGCCGCCTGCGGCGATGCGATCGACATTCGACGACATCGACACATAGAAACGATCGGACTTAAGTGTGGGGCGAGCCAATGCTATCTGCGTGACTAGCCGCAGGCTTCTTCCGGAGATATGAACCTGCTAAAGCACAATCCAATCGGGCAGACCAAGTCAGCTGGGTTTCTTTTCGGCATCGACCAAGTTGCAGTGCGCCACCGCAAGTGCGGCTCGTGTGCGATACAGCGACCAATCACACCTAGCTCTTCGAATCGACTCATGGTCGAATGCCGCGCCGCACACCAACAGCTCGTGAAGCTGCACTGCAGCGCTCGACTATGAAGCCAATGGCAGGTTTGGGCAGGGTGCGCCAAGTTAGGGTGGCTCTGGGCCGACAGGAGGAGGCGGGCGATGCCTCCATTACTGGCCTGATCTGCGATCGTTGTTCAGGGATCTACGAGTGCCTTGACTCAACGCCACCTCAACCCGCGTACGCGGTTTTGGCGCGATTTGTTCAGACGAACACCGCTGAAATCCGCCCTTGGCCACCGAACGACAGCAATCAAGTTTCGTGATTTCAAAGGCTTGAAATTTAAGCTACTGAATTGATTCAATTAGTGAAAATCTGGCTGGGAAGGCTCATAACCTGAAGGTCACAGGTTCAAATCCTGTCCCCGCAACCAGATTATCTCGATATTACAAATGCTTAGCCTGATGTATATTTATACCACAGGCCATTTCGCGTTTTACATCAACGCCACATCAACACCATAACAGAAAAACCGCAGTCGCGTGCATTCGCCCGCACTGGCGTGCACGCGGCGGCATTAACGCGTAATCGAACCCAATAAAATGTCCGTTGACGCCTCCTTTGCGATTTACCTTATTCGATAAGGGCGGGCCGCGATGCTGCCCTGTAAAGTCGAAATTACCGGTAAAGATAAATTTCCTTGAGCGCAGCCCAGTTCGCCGCTATCTTTACCGAAAAGGGTAAGGTTGCGAAGATGGTCGATAATGCCGAGAAGAAGCTGCTGGCGGATGCCGGCCATCGGATCCGCGAGACCCGGGTCGCGCAGGGTTTGAGCCTGGAACAGCTGGCCCGGCTGACTGGAATCAGCGCGCCTGCCTTGTCCGTGATAGAAAACGGAAAACGCGATCCGCGGCTGACGACGCTCAACCGGATCGCTGATGCGCTACGTGTGCCCCTCGCGGCTTTGATCGCGGACAGCTCTTGCGCCGTCGAGCGCAGTGCTCCGTCGCCATCAGAGGGCTATGATCTTGGAGACTACCAGTGACGGTGTCCGTGCCCATCTGGTTTGATGGCCTCGCGGTGGGGCAGGTCGACGTTGCTGCCGATGGGTCTCTCTCTTTGCGGTATGAAGAGCTGTGGCTGCAGACGGCCGGGGCGTTCCCCCTGTCTGTCACCATGCCGCTGCGCGCCGATCCCTATCCCTCCGATGTCATCTCTCCCTGGCTCGCGAACCTCTTGCCAGAGGAAGAGCAACTTCAGGTTCTGACCCGGTCACTCGGCCTCGACCAGGCGGACGTTCTGGCTGTGCTCGCAGAGATCGGGGGTGACACCGCCGGCGCTCTGTCCTTCGGCGCGGCTGCGGATCGTGCGCATTGGGCCTATGCGCCACTCACGACCTTCTATGACACGGCCGATCCGCATCAGGCGCTCGAGCGGCACTTTGAGGATCT comes from Roseinatronobacter monicus and encodes:
- a CDS encoding helix-turn-helix domain-containing protein; the encoded protein is MSAAQFAAIFTEKGKVAKMVDNAEKKLLADAGHRIRETRVAQGLSLEQLARLTGISAPALSVIENGKRDPRLTTLNRIADALRVPLAALIADSSCAVERSAPSPSEGYDLGDYQ